The segment GACAAGGGTGGTCCTCAGTGGCGGGGGGCGAGGACTGCCTGTGGTACGTGGACAAGAACGGCTCGTGGCATCCCGGCTTCGACTGCGAGGCTCTGTCGTTCTGCTGCGGCTCCTGTCACCAGCGGTACTGCTGCTATGACCCCCTGCGCCTCCTGACCGAGCGCCAGCAGCGCCACTGCCTCGCCTTcaggtgctggggctgcacgCTGCCGGTGCTGGGAGtcactgctgggtgctgggcatCACTGCTAGGTGCTGGGAGtcactgctgggtgctgggagtcactgctgggtgctgggagtCACTACTGGGTGATGGGCAtcactgctgggtgctgggtgtcactgctgggtgctgggcatCATTGCTGGGTGATGGGCATTACTGCTGGGTGATGGGCAtcactgctgggtgctgggagtCACTGCTGGGTGATGGGCAtcactgctgggtgctgggagtCACTACTGGGTGATGGGCATCACTGCTAGGTGCTGGGAGtcactgctgggtgctgggcatCACCGATGGGCACTGGGATCTGGGTGCTGGGCATCAATCACTGCTGGGCACTGGGATCCGGGTGCTGTGAACGGGCGCTGGGTGCTGGCTCtgggtgctgagcagcactgctgggtgccTGCTTTTGGGCTCTGGGATCAGAGCGCTGTCCCTCAGCCCTAAGACCATCGCGGGCATCGCCTCGGCCGTGGTGCTGTTCATCGCCATCGTCACCACCATCGTCTGCTGCTTCATGTGCTCCTGCTGTTATCTGTACCAGCGGCGGCAGCACCTCCGCACCC is part of the Meleagris gallopavo isolate NT-WF06-2002-E0010 breed Aviagen turkey brand Nicholas breeding stock unplaced genomic scaffold, Turkey_5.1 ChrUn_random_7180001955504, whole genome shotgun sequence genome and harbors:
- the SHISA4 gene encoding protein shisa-4, with the translated sequence WSSVAGGEDCLWYVDKNGSWHPGFDCEALSFCCGSCHQRYCCYDPLRLLTERQQRHCLAFSPKTIAGIASAVVLFIAIVTTIVCCFMCSCCYLYQRRQHLRTPLQGPEIPLASYPAPPPAPFPVDPKAGPVPPQPGFTPMAMYPPTGPAAQYPLYPSGPPVYNPTAPPPYVPAQPSYPGA